A stretch of DNA from Lodderomyces elongisporus chromosome 4, complete sequence:
CTGTCCGTCTTTCAAATGAAGATCcgtttctctctttctaagttttgttttcaatttacaatttttcttctctttttttggcattTTCCCACCTCCCGTCCCACAGATCAATGACCTTGCGTTATGAGCCCATACCCTGCAGACTgtcaaacaaacaatctATCTTGAgcgttttttcttttgtatatatatatatatatatatataaatatttatGAGTATatacttttcctttccttcttcctctATTGTGTTTTAGTACATGATGAATTATTTGTCTTCTACAacgttctttttttttcattttttttttttacaggCACGAACTCTCTTTGTAGCATGTGATTGTATTACCAATAGATGCTTGTGCTTTAGGAGCGCTCGGCATTAATTTACGAGATTAGTATGAgctattttattttgtcaTATGTGTATTAATCGTTTGCTTTTGACCATTTTTACTAGTTGAAAGAGTTGGATGGTTATGGTTGCGAAACATATTCGATACCTTTCCCTACTGACCTTTTCCTCCCCCTTTGTCCCCTCGgcatttattattattcttatctttttttttgttgttgcaatttTGCTTCTTGCTATTTAATACACATTGAATCTGCCCTTTATTCCTTGGCAAAGGGCTTCGTAAGTTACTCCCCTGATACACCATGTGAATATACATTTGTATACTATACCCCCATACCAAAGCtatagcaacaacaacaacagtagaagaagaagaagaagatcaaGTCTCCTCCAtttgactttttttctttcgttttttttattttttgcttcttgtCCAACCCGACTCATTAGACTCCACATTTAGTGTGTTCCAAGtttcaaacaatgattatAGTGAAGCAATCAAAATCTTTATTGAACAAGGTGACCCCCGATATCCTCACGGGCCAAAGATCACCTTCGCCATCTCCATCTTCACTTGAGCCGCCTTctccaaaatcaaataatgTTTCAAGGAGATCTACAGTGTCTCACCATAATCACCACACGGGAAGTGTAAATGGTGCCCACTCGCCACCAAATAGTCCCAGCACACACAAGGGCATTAACTatgctggtggtggtagtggtggtaccTATTTTGCTGATCACGATATAAGTCCTGTAAGCTCACTTGATCCCGATGCAGATCTAGAAAATACCGATAATGTAAAGCATTTGAAAGATACATTGAGGCGCGGGAGGTCTAGCAAACACCACGGACATAATAACGGGCATTCTCATGCCCATGGTCATAATCGACAGCACCGAGGAAATCACAAGGAAGACAGGGACGACGCACAACgggaagagaaagaggcTGGTGctacatcatcaacaacaacaacaacgggTGCAGTATCTCGTGAAAAGAGGACTGGTTCCAATACACTATATGAAATCAGTCCGTTTGAGTGgattttgatttgtatTATTATACTATTGTTAATCATAGTTTACAAGCTATAGTAACAAAAAGGGGCAAATTGAGCCAACTTTTCTGACCCAACACCCTATCCAAACCTCCAACCCCTTGCTCGtttacacatacacatacaaatacataCGTAGACAAATAAGAACCTTTGTACAgaattatttatatatatagtcACGAGACTCCTTTCAACTCAAACAATAGTGAGATGACGAGTAATGTAGttatcctttttccttttttttttttttttgtcctcCTCATTTTTTGGTTCCGATTTCAAAACCGCGTTTCATATTTGTACGTGATTTGTGATTTTGCGCGACATAGCTTGGATTTacgttttgtttgtttgtttgttcttcctttcttcctttctttttagaAAACTATGCAATAATTATATATCTGATAATTTACGCACTCTAGTtgcaagaacaagaacataTAAAGAGATGTGTTTGCAGATATAAAGAACAGGATTTATCCTTAAATATCAAACACAGCAAGTGATTTAACGCCtagagaaaggaaaaggtaAGTGCCAAAGTGCACATAAAGACCATTTGATGTTCCACtacaactttttttcttcttctttcatcttctttccttatgtatctttttttttttcaaagccAAGAAAGGGATACACTTCGGTGTAttgtataaaaaaaaaaaaaccaaaaaaaaaaaaaaaatttaaaaaagcCACACAAGGTCGTGCATAAATGGCAAAAATGCGTTTTGCTCTCTGTTTATTAATAGTGCTAGCAACTTaacaataccaataccaacaacaataatcaGCACtcgcttttttttttttttttttttctaattccCAAATTTCGAAACAATCCTCAATTTTATAGAAGAGACAAAAACCTTGGTAACATTGAGCGAGTTTGAATCtgtctcttttatttttattttatttttattttttttgtgaaaagcaaaagcaagagagtgagagtgagaacaagaaaaaaaagcaccACCAGTTCCACAACTACCACTTTCTAACaccaatatatatatatctcatctatatatacattatttattttcaccCATCTTTATTGATACTTTGTTACACACAACCATAGCAAATACATAGCATCAACCAACCTACAAGCTATAGCATTTCCAtctaaagaagaagaagaagaagaagaagaataataGACAAGGTGAaaacatacaaacacacaaacatttaaaaatataaatcaGCAGAACAATCTGAATACACTCGCTCATTGACACAGCCACGATGCAAAGTATATTTCGTCTAGCTTTTCTATTCACATTTCTTACCCGAGTTTTAGCAGACGTTGAGATCACCTCACCAGAGTCTGGCGATTCATTTGCTGCTTCGGGAGGCACTGCTGCTGTCAAGCTTGAATGGAAAGACTCTGACGACTCAGACTCTGATTTATCCTTGGACAATGTCAAGACATATACCATCTCACTTTGTACAGGCTCAAACTCAGCCATTCAATGTCTCGATCCATCTATTGACCAAGAGAAGTTGAGTTCTAAATCACAAACTATCAATATTGATTCGACAGATGTGCCTAACGGGTACTATTACTTTCAAATCTATACTGTGTTCACCAATGGTGCAGACACAATCCATTACTCCCCCAGATTCAAGTTGACTGGTATGAGTGGTGCCACTGGTACTTTCACCGTCACAGCAACCGGTGATCCACCAGCAGGCGCAACTGAAAACTATGATGTTGCAACAAACACAGACTTTAGCAAGAGTTTCACTGTGCCATACACTTTGCAAACTGGTAAAACTAGATTTGCAccaatgcaaatgcaaccTGGCTCTACAGTAACCGCAACAACATGGACAAGAAGATTTCCAACAAGTGCAGTGACTTACTACACTACAAAGTCCAAGAGCCCCGTCGTGATGTCTACAATCACACCAGGCTGGAGTTATACAATGAGTTCAGATGTCAATTGGGCAAGTGTGGCCCCCTACCCTACTTACTGGTACCCAGCTAGTCAGAGAGTAAGTACCGCTAGTATCACAGCAactaagaagaagagaagatgGTTAGATTAAGGGAAACTATTGTCTATAACCttactttattttgttttgtcttgtcttgtcttatttatcttttttttttctttcttttctctctctgaCTACTTTGTCATTTTGTCCTCTTTGTCATTTCGTCATTTTGGTTGGTTGAAAGGTTAGCTCAATGTTTGTGTAAATTTTATAGAAAAGACAAGCAAGTATTTGAGTCTACTAGATCTCTTTGAAAGCTATTATTGGTTTTCGTTATCACTGTTCTATCttcctttccctttccctttccctttcccttttcccttcctcctttttttagACTCGAAGGATTcttatttcaattttgattttaattttaattttttttttttggtgtgtgtgttggtGAGGGAGGGGAATGGGGTAGAGTGGAAAGGAGGATTAGGTGGAGTGATAGAAATTcaccagaaaaaaaaaacagaatgaaaaaaaaaataaaataaagatcaACCTCATTTGCAACAAATCTTGCAAAACACATATTGGGTGTAAAAAGCGGTACAAGattattttgttgatattaGCAGTTACCtcaaagttgttgttgtttatttctttctttcgtCGACTATGTGCATGAACTATCCTAAAAGTAAACCAATAACTGATTTACTGGTCAATTCAAATGAAACTAACATTGTCGATATGGGCTGTGCTACTTTTAAGCAGCTGATTGATGGGCACTTGGTGAGTGCCATCCGCGACGAAACAAATCACTTTGTGAATGATATGGATCACCAGGAAATTACGAACGGCAATGGCATAACAGGTACCAACAGCAGCTTTGCGGTGGATTTGGAGAAACAGGCATTGAAGGTTAAGGAAACAGTAGAGAGTGGAGAATGTGgagataataataatattaataataataacaataataataagaataatagtaatataGTCTATAAGataaaaagagacaaaaacaataaatcGAGATCCAAGATACCTGATCTTATATTAGTTGCTTTTTTCATCATGTTCTTTTACGTTAGTAGTTCCAAGTGAGAAGTCTGTATTGCATTGGATGACgaatcaagaaaaaaaaaatctataaataaaaagatgTTGCTGTTTCCGTTGTTTCAGCGCGTGTCAAGTGCCTCAAAATATCAGTTACTTTAGCACATATTGAATATTCATATATGTGTTGTGCAGTGTGAGTGACATTGATTGATTagttgttaatgttgttgttgaaggaGGTTTTACAATTGTCGTTgttaaaaacttttttttttttggtttctttggATATATCAGTGTTGTTGATTTCGCAACAGACTGTtatgttttgaaaaccaATACAACTCGGCTACTACGAGTTCATTGGTGCAGTGAATTTTTGTCAACATTAGTGAGTAAATACATATAAGAGAAGGAATATTTAGACCATTGCGTACTAATTGGTTTATGAAAAAGACGcgtttattttttgaggctgtgttttctttccccTCATATTAAACGTTTTTATATGATAGTGGGATCTTGTGATGTTGAGCATTCGAGAAACGTAAAAAGCGAAAAGGAAACTGGAGCAGGAacagaagaacaacaacaataagatttttttttcagggGGTGAGAATGAGAGAGCTGTGGCAAGTTATTGTTGGTTTCTGTACCCTTTACATCTGTATTGAGACTGTATATACAAATTAGCGAAATCCGATATTGTGTCTTCTGGATAAAGCAagtaaagagagaaaaataataatagaaaTGTTTAtaaattgttgaaagaaaagggacAGAGCACATGCAACACACTGGAAATGAcagagagaaggaaaatcTACAGTATTGGACTTTCCGCTTAATACCAATGGTAGTTCATCTATAAGATTAAGTAGAAtgttgagaaaaaaattgatgaatCTGTTAATTTGTTATGATAACACTTGAGCGACATGAtaggacaaaaaaatttcacgGTGGTTTTGGATTATTGGGTTAGGTTACTTAATTTATTTGAGTTGAATTGAATTAAGTTGAGTAGTACATATaagcaaaaaacaagaacaatagggaagaatagaaaaaaaaaattactcAAACGGAGAGGGGCTGGgaggaacaagaagaaggacGAATAGGAGATTTGTGTGCCGTTGTGAGTACTGGAGACTTCTTATTTGGTTGTCAGAGATAAGTAGTGTTCGGTATGCTTATGTCTGAACAGTAATAGTGATATTACTTAGTTTTGTGTGTGAACTAAAGATATAACATTAGAAAGTTATTATACTGAGAGTTAGTTGATCTAAAGCTATCTACTCTAAAGTTGTCCTCTAGAAGTATATATCGAGGAGGTCTATCTAACGGGGATCTTGGTGGCTATTTAAGCTCTTCTCAACAACCTCAGAAGACGTAGCACAATGTCTATCTCGGGAAAGTACCGGCTCTCTAATTGGCGAGCGTATCTGCAGTTCGCTAGTCAGATGCCCAGAGGCGGATAAACTCGGGATGACAAGATGGTACGGTCCTTCAGGTGTTCTACAAGAGGTTAGTAAGGGAGCTACCTATTGGTTGGTAGCGAGCTTAATCACCTCGTAGATGCCCTGTATGTGACATTGGTATACATTTTATCCTATATCGGTTGAGGCAATGCTCTTGTAGATTATTAAGTTTTCAGGCAAGCAAACGGATGCTCCTAACCATTAGGTGTTGAAAactttggtggtggtgtgtTAAGTGGTAAAATACTAGGTCGTGTGGGTGTGCGAGAATATACTCAGTTGGAGTTGGTTAGTGGACAATCTGCGAATATCATTCCAAAGGATTTACATATGGCACAAGTCTTGATGGCTAGAGCGACAGATGAATATGAGgaagcaagaaaaaaaagtttcgAAGGCTTTCTGTTGTTTGGTCATTGGCTGATGCTAGGCTTTATCGTATATCTGTGTAGAGTACTTCTTAACTGATGGATTAAGAGAACAGTTTTGAGGCTTTTCTTGAATAACCAAGTATTGACAAGTTTTTTATTGACAAGATTTATTTAGATATAGATTTAgatatgtatatgtttgTGTATAATTGTGTGTAATTGTGTGTAAAGACTATCTTTCATGTCAGAATGTGTAATCCACATTCTACTCTTCTTATTCTGCCTATTGTTCTAGTGCCTGGTAGTACATTTGTTCCTACATATATGACTGTATATAGCCTTTACAGCCCCCATTTCCCCCAATTACCTCtgtcacacacacactctctctctctccctctctcttttccctCGCCCTTTTTCTACTCCTCCCCCTACTCCTCatattttctcttctctctctccaaACCATTTATTaacaatttcttttgtacCACGGTGCATATGGctaaatacatatattttAGCAACCAAATAAGATCCCAATACTTTAAAATCTGCAACTAAtgttacaacaacaacaacaacaacaacaacaacaacaacaacaacaacaacaacaacaacaacaacaacaacaacaacaacaacaacaacaacctttttctgttttttcttcttcctcttcttctttctttctcttcttctttctttctttctttctttaaatcAGCTATACAGTCAGACGTTTAtcatttgttctttttttttcacaccATATAATCAACTTATGATTCTTCTGCTGACCAGCACAAGCTTACCCATTACTATTTTTACCTATTAACCCCCCGCTTTAATCCCTCGTcgacatatatatatatatatatatatatattagtATATTAGTATATTTAAATATCTAAATATCTaaatattttcaaaacaatgTCTTCCAATAGACCTCGTCATTTGACTAACGACAATAGTTTCAATGGCCATGCTGGTAGCACCCAATCCTTGTCTACAGATGGACAAAATGCAGGAACCATACAACTCAAGAACCCATTCGAaacatcatcttcatcagaagaagaaatacgCACTAAAGAAAATTTACCACCCAGAGGAGTCAAGGAAGCAAGCAACTCTAGTATTGAGTTACTTAGTAAATCAACGTCATCATCAGGGTATCAACAACtgaagcaacaacaacaacaacaacaacaccaccaccaccaccaccctTATATTGGACTGTCTAGAAACTATGGTAATCAGCCCTACAGTGCTGATGGAAGCTACATTGATGAAAGTGAAGCTAACTTGTTGAACAATCCTTCAACGGCATCCGACtactcctcttcttctttaacaTCATCTTCCACTCCTGGTATCCAATTCATACCACCAAATACGCAACCTTACCCTTCAGCATCGGGTActacaacaccaacaaattTACATCAAAAATATACACAAAACCCAGTGAGGGGCGAACAACTAAGCATCAAAAGACCACCTTCGTATGATCGGTACCCTCtaataaatgaaaagaaagcaagTTCAAACTTTGCTAGTGATTTCGAAGGATCACTGTTGCAGTCTCAGTCTCAGTCTCAGTCTCAGTCTCAGTCGcaatttcaaaaccaaCAGTATCCGCCACACCCGGACTCGCCATTTGCAACTCCAATAAACTATAATAGTAAACATGGTCAAGAATATTATAAGAAAATAGGACAAGGGCAGCAAgatcagcaacaacaacaacaacaacaacaacttctgctgctgctgctgatgcAGATGATGCGAACTACAGACCCACAATACTATGGCGAGCGAAAAAACTTTAATTCAAACTCCCAGATAAACTCTCAAACCAACTCattatacaaatatacagaCTATAGTCCTTTTGGTGGGTACCCCGCCTCTTCATTTCCTTTGGATATCAACGACAAAGAAGCAGACGACCATTTGCATAATCCAGATCCGATACAGGATGCCAAAtatgaaaagaatagattTTGGTACGATTTGAAAAACGGAGACAGTAGATCCCGATTGGGAATTGCCggatttgtttttctcttgGCAGCAGCAATTGCCGTATTTGTTGTATTGCCAAGCCTTACATACACTGGTGTCACCGACCACAAGGCGGTTCCACTAACATACCTGATTTTAACCCAGTACAAGTACCCCACTCTCAGCGCGATACGACAATCTTTGATAGACCCTGATACACCACTGGATGCAAGAACTATTGAGGCTCGGGATGGTAGTGATTGGTCATTAGTGTTTAGTGACGAGTTTAATGTTGTGGGCAGAACATTTTACGAAGGCGACGACCAGTTCTTCACTGCACCAGATTTGCATTATGATGCAACTAAGGATTTGGAATGGTACGATCCCGATGCCGTAACTACTGCTAATGGCACATTAACATTACAAATGGATGCATTCAAAAACcataatttgttttataGATCAGGCATGCTTCAATCATGGAACAAAATGTGTTTTACACAAGGGAGAATCGAAATTTCAGCTAGATTACCAAATTATGGAACTGTTTCTGGTCTCTGGCCAGGATTGTGGACTATGGGTAATTTAGGTAGACCAGGATACTTGGCCACAACTGAAGGTGTATGGCCTTACTCGTATGACTCGTGTGACTCTGGCATCACGCCAAACCAATCATCCCCAGATGGGATCTCATACTTGCCCGGACAAAGACTTAACAAATGTACTTGCCCAGGAGAGTCGCATCCCAACCCCGGTGTTGGTCGCGGTGCCCCCGAGATTGATTTAATTGAAGCTGAGGTTATGACTGATGCCACTGGTAAAAAGGAGAATAATGGTGTTGCATCACAATCATTGCAAATTGCACCAATGGATATTTGGTACATGCCAGATTATAACTTTATCGCTGTGCACAATGACTCTGTCACAACAATGAATACATATGCTGGTGGGCCATTCCAACAAGCAATTAGTGGTATAACCACATTGAACATAACGTGGTATGAACGCAGTGAAAAACCTGGTCAGCCACACCTTTTCCAAAGTTATGGCTATGAGTACCTCAATGATAACGATAATGGCTACTTGCGTTGGTTTGTGGGTAAAACGCCTACACTCACGTTGCAATCTACAGCGTTGCATCCAAATGGTAATATTGGATGGAGGAGAATCTCAAAGGAGCCAATGTCCATTATTATGAACTTGGGTGTATCGAATAACTGGGCATACATTGATTGGGCTTCCCTAGTGTTTCCCGCGATGATGAGAGTTGATTATGTTAGAGTCTACCAGCCATCAAATGCTATAAATGTTGGCTGTGACCCTGACGAATACCCAACATACGATTACATTCAGGACCATTTAAACATTTACGAGAATGTGAATTTAACAAATTTTGAAGATGCTGGTTATACATTTCCAAAAAACTCACTCTTGGGATGTTGAAATGAGaaatttttctattttgattttgattcgGGTTTGATTTGGGTTTGGGTTTGgatttacttttcttttatcatATTCGTtatctattttttcttttttcttttcttttttttttttggttttaaaTTTGAGTTTCCGTTTCATTTCGTTTTGTTTATAagtcctttattttttgctttcctgATGATAAGaagattttgtttttatttttagttcctttcaaaagatgaaaaaaatgttcATGgataaatgttttcaattctttatcAGAGGTAAGAAGTTTAGGTCGCTTTTTACATAATAGTTTTAtgtattgttttgtattattTCACATTGTTTcgtattgttttgtttttggtgtaGGAATTGTCAAACCTGATAGGCAATTCAAAAGTGTTTTTGAAGTTTGTGTATTATATAACGGCATGCTTCGTATCACAAGAATGATAACATTTTTCATATGTATTCAAAATTTGACCATCTTAATTCTATGTCATCTCTTATATTTCCTCTTAAAAtcagagaagaaagaatattGAGTAATACATAAACTGAATATaacaatacaataaaagagagatgaaaaagaagagaaaaaaattggtcAACAACGATTTGTACATGCTAGGGCGCCACGCGTGGTATGAGTAAACAAGGTATAAGAAGCCAAacttatttgttttctacTTAAAATACGAACCATACATGTTCCAAGCGCGATTTACCAAATACAATTTGGTTTCCAAATCAAATGAAGAGTTATTCAATTCGTTCAAATCATGGATCCAATCTGCGTGTAGTTGTTTAGGGATAATAGGCTCGGCAGAAATGATCAAGTTGATAATCTCAATCAAAAGCTCACCCTCATACACATCCTCTTTAGCTTCCTTGTCCACTTTAGATTTTTTCAGTTGGTTGTTTTGAAGCATGATTAACAAATTTTCTATACTGTTCAAGCTttttaaacaaacaatattTAACTGTTTGCCATTGACCATGATGGGCTTCGCACTTGTCAAGTATCTATACACTTGGTACAAGATGATGATAGAGGGGCTCATTGATACTAATCCAAAAAGCAATTGTTGACTCTTGAGTAACTTATCTATACCCGTGATTGCAACTGCACCATCAACTTTGCCTTTTTGAACTTGTATCAAAATTAAACGTAACAACGATCCAGAAATGATATATTTGATTGGTTGTCTAATTTCCTGTTCGTAACGCGACATTACGAGTTTTAAATCTCCATTCCTTACGTCTGACGAAACTGCCGTGGGTGTAGTTTCGATATTGTTATCTTGAGCAAATTCCCATATCATCTTCTCCAAGGAGTCCACATCAGATTGAAGAGAATCCCGTGAAGTAATTGTCATCCCACTATCGCTACGGAGGATGTTTAGCATTTCATTGATTGGGCCCACAACCcaattgacaaaaaaaCCCTTGATGGGCTCGATTCCGTTGTATTTGATCCAATAAACAATTTCTTCTCGGTTGTTGTAGATGTTACGTGTCTGAGATGGCGCATAAAATAGGACGAGAATAATAATTGGCCAATACCGTGTAATAAATGAAGGTTTGGAAGTAGACGTATATTGTTTGTCATTAAATCTCTCGAGTGCAGATGTGGCTTGCAAAATAGGGTTCTTTGAGGCCGGTAATGTGCCACTTTCAGTAC
This window harbors:
- the NCA2 gene encoding Nuclear control of ATPase protein 2 (BUSCO:EOG09260VCG), whose protein sequence is MDILSLGITPNSSRSNKVLRIINNNNRVSIAIKSQFERLNSFTKTFLATQYQQQQQQQQKEEHGLNIQSAPHESLQPMENERLQDAFKDLYFLLDIENFNFEKVSDIGLDKLAPIYAKLNGVKAQNQNDETTLKLVNEYLVLILSLNLSNSLIYKTLVLKNQQVYWETIHNSTVNKLIYFIQTCPVKLYKFVETIVVKANRIISSNFHSASEIEAGAVVENVSNWKKFKRFAIAIARSIVQTAETLFIEDNPAITLLSKSNTSRLSSFKWYITSIVKSPITITNKEIKSKIREIKSEIRINTQHIDQFIKADATNLLPTLVKVLDFGNSTESGTLPASKNPILQATSALERFNDKQYTSTSKPSFITRYWPIIILVLFYAPSQTRNIYNNREEIVYWIKYNGIEPIKGFFVNWVVGPINEMLNILRSDSGMTITSRDSLQSDVDSLEKMIWEFAQDNNIETTPTAVSSDVRNGDLKLVMSRYEQEIRQPIKYIISGSLLRLILIQVQKGKVDGAVAITGIDKLLKSQQLLFGLVSMSPSIIILYQVYRYLTSAKPIMVNGKQLNIVCLKSLNSIENLLIMLQNNQSKKSKVDKEAKEDVYEGELLIEIINLIISAEPIIPKQLHADWIHDLNELNNSSFDLETKLYLVNRAWNMYGSYFK
- the KRE9 gene encoding Cell wall synthesis protein kre9 precursor; translated protein: MIIVKQSKSLLNKVTPDILTGQRSPSPSPSSLEPPSPKSNNVSRRSTVSHHNHHTGSVNGAHSPPNSPSTHKGINYAGGGSGGTYFADHDISPVSSLDPDADLENTDNVKHLKDTLRRGRSSKHHGHNNGHSHAHGHNRQHRGNHKEDRDDAQREEKEAGATSSTTTTTGAVSREKRTGSNTLYEIKKGKADVEITSPESGDSFAASGGTAAVKLEWKDSDDSDSDLSLDNVKTYTISLCTGSNSAIQCLDPSIDQEKLSSKSQTINIDSTDVPNGYYYFQIYTVFTNGADTIHYSPRFKLTGMSGATGTFTVTATGDPPAGATENYDVATNTDFSKSFTVPYTLQTGKTRFAPMQMQPGSTVTATTWTRRFPTSAVTYYTTKSKSPVVMSTITPGWSYTMSSDVNWASVAPYPTYWYPASQRVSTASITATKKKRRWLD
- the KRE6_1 gene encoding beta-glucan synthesis-associated protein (CAZy:GH16), which produces MSSNRPRHLTNDNSFNGHAGSTQSLSTDGQNAGTIQLKNPFETSSSSEEEIRTKENLPPRGVKEASNSSIELLSKSTSSSGYQQSKQQQQQQQHHHHHHPYIGSSRNYGNQPYSADGSYIDESEANLLNNPSTASDYSSSSLTSSSTPGIQFIPPNTQPYPSASGTTTPTNLHQKYTQNPVRGEQLSIKRPPSYDRYPLINEKKASSNFASDFEGSSLQSQSQSQSQSQSQFQNQQYPPHPDSPFATPINYNSKHGQEYYKKIGQGQQDQQQQQQQQQLSSSSSMQMMRTTDPQYYGERKNFNSNSQINSQTNSLYKYTDYSPFGGYPASSFPLDINDKEADDHLHNPDPIQDAKYEKNRFWYDLKNGDSRSRLGIAGFVFLLAAAIAVFVVLPSLTYTGVTDHKAVPLTYSILTQYKYPTLSAIRQSLIDPDTPSDARTIEARDGSDWSLVFSDEFNVVGRTFYEGDDQFFTAPDLHYDATKDLEWYDPDAVTTANGTLTLQMDAFKNHNLFYRSGMLQSWNKMCFTQGRIEISARLPNYGTVSGLWPGLWTMGNLGRPGYLATTEGVWPYSYDSCDSGITPNQSSPDGISYLPGQRLNKCTCPGESHPNPGVGRGAPEIDLIEAEVMTDATGKKENNGVASQSLQIAPMDIWYMPDYNFIAVHNDSVTTMNTYAGGPFQQAISGITTLNITWYERSEKPGQPHLFQSYGYEYLNDNDNGYLRWFVGKTPTLTLQSTALHPNGNIGWRRISKEPMSIIMNLGVSNNWAYIDWASLVFPAMMRVDYVRVYQPSNAINVGCDPDEYPTYDYIQDHLNIYENVNLTNFEDAGYTFPKNSLLGC